The following DNA comes from Dehalococcoidales bacterium.
GTTCATACCCGGCTGCACTGAACTGGCGGACTAAAAGCTCAGTCTCCGCCAGATTAAGTTTACAGCCTAAGGTTTCTATAGCAATCTTCATGTTTCTTCGAGTGGAATCAACCAAATGCAAAACCCCTTTCATCCCAGTTGACGCACCGAACAGAAACATATTATACTAATGATGATATCAAGCGGGCAAATTAAGAGGTAAACTTAAAAAATAACGCCTCTGGATAACACGCCATTTTAACCCCGGCAGCGGATAGGACGGACAGGAAGCGCGGTTGACAAGTAACCATGACAATAGAGTGGTGATTACCGGGATAGGTACTTTGTGCCCGCTCGGTATGGACATATCTACCATCTGGGAAAATCTGATTGCCGGTAAGTCCGGCATTGATTACATCACCCTCTTCGATGCTGAACCCTTTGAGACCAGGTTTGCCGGTGAGGTCAAAGGATTTGACCCCCTCAATTACATAAACCGCAAAGAAGCCCGCCACATGGACCGCTTTGCCCAGCTGGCGGTGGCGGCCGGCCAGCAGGCGGTAAAGAATGCCGGTATCGAAATCAATGCCTCTAACCAGGACAACATCGCTATTGTTGTTGGTAGCGGTATTGGCGGCCTGACCACGCTGTTAGAACAGACAAAAATACTACTGGAAAGAGGCCCGAGCAGGGTAAGCCCTTTCCTGGTACCCATGATGATATCGGATATGGCGGCCGCCCAGGTATCCATTACGCTGGGAGTGAAGGGGCCCAATCTATGTACCACCTCAGCCTGCTCCAGTAGCTCGGACGCAATAGGCGTCGCTTACGAGCTCATCAAACGGGGAGATGTTCAGGCGGCGCTTGCCGGTGGTAGTGAAGCCATAATCAATCAGATAGGGATTGCCTCTTTTAATGCCCTCAAAGCGCTCTCTATCCGGAATGACGCGCCGCAGAAAGCTTCCCGTCCCTTTGATATTGACCGGGACGGCTTTGTCATCGGGGAGGGAGCCAGCCTCCTCGTCCTGGAAAGTCTAACCCACGCCCGGGAACGGGGGGCTAAAATCATGGCTGAACTTTTAGCCTATGGCGCCAGCGCTGACGCTTACCACATGACGCAGCCATCGGAAAACGGAGAGGGCGCGGTCAGGGCCATAAAGCTGGCCCTCAATAAAGCTGGAATTCCGGCCAGCGAAATCGATTATATTAACGCCCACGGCACCTCCACTCCGCTCAACGACGAGATGGAGACAAAAGCGATTAAGACGGTCTTTGGCGAGCATGCCTACCGTATTCCGATAAGCTCCACCAAATCAATGACCGGACACTTAATCGGCGCCGCCGGCGCCCTTGAAGCCGCGATATGCACGATGGTTATCCAGCACGGTATAATACCGCCGACGATAAACCTGGAACATCCGTCCCCTGAGTGCGACCTGAATTACGTACCCCTGAAACCAATCAAGGCGAAGGTCACCACCGCTTTATCCAACTCGTTTGGCTTCGGCGGGCATAACTCAGTCCTGATATTTCGAGAGTATAGCGAGGCTTAGGCTTGGGCCACAGCCGCTGGAACATCAGGCCAACCGTCCCCGATAAAGTTCTTACCAGCTTTGCAGGTCTATCCCCACTGCTGGCCCAGGTTCTCTACAACCGCAACCTTAATGAGCCGTCTCTACTGGAGGACTTCATCCTGGCTGATGACCGGTTATCCGGTGACCCCTCACTGCTGCCGGGCATGCATCAGGCCGTGGGCAGAATTTACCAGGCTTTACTTTCCGGTGAAAGCATCGCCGTTTACGGGGACTTCGATACTGACGGCATCACCTCCACCGCACTCCTGGTACAGGGACTATCACTCATCGGCGGCAAGATAATACCCTACATCCCTCACCGCCTGACCGAAGGCTACGGACTGAAAGTGTCCGCGCTGGAGAAACTACAGCAGCAGGGCGTTAGCCTGGTCATTACCGTTGACTGCGGCATTACCGCCCTGACCGAGGTCAGAAAAGCCAAAAAGATGGGGCTGGATATCATTATCACCGACCATCACACACCCCTGGATACCCTGCCGCCCGCCAACGCCGTGGTCAATCCCCGGTTAGCCGGCTCATCTTACCCATTCCCGGAGCTGGCCGGAGTCGGCGTGGCTTTCAAGCTGCTTCAGGCTGTGTTCCGCAGCATCGGTAAAGAGCAATATCTCAGCCAGTTGATGGACCTGGTAGCCCTGGGTACGGTAGCGGATATGATGCCACTGGTAGGAGAAAACCGGTACCTGGTCAAGCAAGGCCTGAAGGTGCTCAGCGCCTCCCCTCGCCCCGGAATCAGGGAACTGATAGCGCGGTCAGGACTGGACAGCACTAATCTTACCAGTGAAAGCATCTCCTGGTTCATCGCTCCCAGATTAAACGCGGCGGGCAGACTGGAACACGCCATGAGCAGCTATACTCTACTGATGACAGACTCAGAACCGGAGGCACACGAGCTGGCCCTGTGGCTGGAACAAAAGAACTCCGAGAGGCAGAAGCTGACCGCCGATGCCTCTGCCAGAGCCAGAGAGCAGGTGCTGGCCCAGGGCATCCAACCGTTGCTGGTAGCCAGCGACCGGGACTTTCCGGTTGGCATCTGCGGGCTGGTCGCCAGCCGGTTAGCTGAGGAATTCTACCGTCCGGCGATTGTCATCAGGAGCGGTGAAAGCATCAGCAGCGGTAGCGGCCGCAGCATCCCTGAATTTAACATCATTCAAGCCTTAGCCCGCTGCCGTAATCTTTTCACTCACTTCGGCGGGCATTCCCAGGCAGCCGGTTTCACGCTGCCCACAAAAGATTTGCCCCGCCTCCAGCAGGCATTACTGGAGATAGCCACTACCGAGCTGGATGGAGTTGATTTACGCTCTACTCTGGATATTGATGCTGAAGTCGGGCTGTCCAATCTGGGGGGAGATACCTTCCCGACCATCCAGAAACTGGCGCCGTTTGGCTATGGCAACCCCTTACCCACTTTCCTCACCCGGGGGGTAGAGATTGTCGACTGCCGTCCCATGGGCAATAATGGCGGGCACCTCAAGCTTAAATTGAAGCAGACTAATACCGTCTGGGACGGAGTGGGTTTCAGGCTGGGCAACTACCTGACAGAAGTATCATCCCCGCTCGATATCGTGTATAACCTGGAATTAGACCAGTGGGGCGGACAGAGAAGGCTCAGGCTCAATATTCTGGACTTTGACACCACCCGCGTCTGACATATAAGAGAAACAGGGCTAAAAGCACATCCGTAATACACTT
Coding sequences within:
- the fabF gene encoding beta-ketoacyl-ACP synthase II — protein: MTSNHDNRVVITGIGTLCPLGMDISTIWENLIAGKSGIDYITLFDAEPFETRFAGEVKGFDPLNYINRKEARHMDRFAQLAVAAGQQAVKNAGIEINASNQDNIAIVVGSGIGGLTTLLEQTKILLERGPSRVSPFLVPMMISDMAAAQVSITLGVKGPNLCTTSACSSSSDAIGVAYELIKRGDVQAALAGGSEAIINQIGIASFNALKALSIRNDAPQKASRPFDIDRDGFVIGEGASLLVLESLTHARERGAKIMAELLAYGASADAYHMTQPSENGEGAVRAIKLALNKAGIPASEIDYINAHGTSTPLNDEMETKAIKTVFGEHAYRIPISSTKSMTGHLIGAAGALEAAICTMVIQHGIIPPTINLEHPSPECDLNYVPLKPIKAKVTTALSNSFGFGGHNSVLIFREYSEA
- the recJ gene encoding single-stranded-DNA-specific exonuclease RecJ, with the translated sequence MGHSRWNIRPTVPDKVLTSFAGLSPLLAQVLYNRNLNEPSLLEDFILADDRLSGDPSLLPGMHQAVGRIYQALLSGESIAVYGDFDTDGITSTALLVQGLSLIGGKIIPYIPHRLTEGYGLKVSALEKLQQQGVSLVITVDCGITALTEVRKAKKMGLDIIITDHHTPLDTLPPANAVVNPRLAGSSYPFPELAGVGVAFKLLQAVFRSIGKEQYLSQLMDLVALGTVADMMPLVGENRYLVKQGLKVLSASPRPGIRELIARSGLDSTNLTSESISWFIAPRLNAAGRLEHAMSSYTLLMTDSEPEAHELALWLEQKNSERQKLTADASARAREQVLAQGIQPLLVASDRDFPVGICGLVASRLAEEFYRPAIVIRSGESISSGSGRSIPEFNIIQALARCRNLFTHFGGHSQAAGFTLPTKDLPRLQQALLEIATTELDGVDLRSTLDIDAEVGLSNLGGDTFPTIQKLAPFGYGNPLPTFLTRGVEIVDCRPMGNNGGHLKLKLKQTNTVWDGVGFRLGNYLTEVSSPLDIVYNLELDQWGGQRRLRLNILDFDTTRV